One segment of Erigeron canadensis isolate Cc75 chromosome 2, C_canadensis_v1, whole genome shotgun sequence DNA contains the following:
- the LOC122587553 gene encoding ethylene-responsive transcription factor ERN1-like yields the protein MARKRKQPIDQEHGLERNMVWDGIVTEAELTAALDGPHRPRKKFVGVRQRPSGRWVAEIKDTIQKIRVWLGTFDTAEEAARAYDEAACLLRGANTRTNFWPCQPFSMTPALPSKITSLLLRRLEARNRCLEVPTLTHNTSVLNVNHHDDVKKPKEVKDDVVEFSDTFFADFINDLDRYPPVNDASDANCHTNFESCIPINVDHLVDSHSSGDTNSGSESQDKEEDRFDFSFIDELGTASNFSPFEIAQEIALDAVGEEEEEPLTISEAMKRMKYERKFSASLYAFHGIPECLKQKLGGRSKMQRTGHGANEEGNKDAERVVLENQGTVMGSVSSSGDLVDAELSLWSSLDLPVICYVN from the coding sequence ATGGCTAGGAAGAGAAAGCAACCTATTGATCAAGAACATGGTCTTGAAAGAAACATGGTTTGGGACGGGATAGTGACCGAGGCAGAACTGACTGCAGCGTTAGATGGTCCCCACCGACCCAGAAAGAAATTTGTGGGGGTCCGGCAGCGACCATCTGGCAGATGGGTTGCAGAGATTAAGGACACCATACAGAAGATTCGGGTATGGTTAGGAACTTTTGACACGGCTGAGGAAGCAGCTCGAGCCTATGATGAAGCTGCTTGCTTACTCCGTGGGGCCAACACACGCACGAATTTCTGGCCTTGTCAACCGTTTTCAATGACCCCTGCCCTTCCTTCCAAAATTACAAGCCTTCTTCTGCGTAGGCTTGAAGCTAGGAACAGATGTTTAGAAGTTCCTACTTTGACACATAATACTTCTGTGCTAAATGTCAATCATCATGATGATGTAAAGAAGCCAAAAGAAGTCAAGGATGATGTGGTGGAGTTCTCGGATACGTTCTTTGCTGACTTTATCAATGATCTGGATCGGTATCCACCAGTCAATGATGCAAGTGATGCTAACTGCCACACAAATTTTGAGTCATGTATACCCATTAATGTGGATCATTTAGTAGATTCACATTCAAGTGGAGACACAAATAGTGGGAGTGAATCTCAAGACAAGGAAGAAGACAGGTttgattttagttttattgATGAACTTGGAACTGCTTCCAACTTTTCTCCATTTGAGATAGCTCAAGAAATAGCATTAGACGCcgtgggagaagaagaagaagagccaTTGACAATAAGTGAAGCAATGAAAAGGATGAAATATGAGCGCAAGTTTTCAGCTTCTCTTTATGCTTTCCATGGGATACCCGAGTGCTTAAAGCAAAAACTTGGAGGGCGGTCAAAAATGCAAAGAACTGGTCATGGAGCAAACGAAGAAGGCAATAAGGACGCAGAACGTGTGGTACTAGAAAATCAGGGAACTGTAATGGGTTCGGTTTCCTCTTCAGGTGACCTTGTTGATGCAGAATTGTCGCTATGGAGCTCCCTTGATCTTCCTGTCATTTGCTATGTAAATTAG